Proteins encoded in a region of the Chryseobacterium piperi genome:
- a CDS encoding AMP-binding protein, translating to MALSYVSGASNIPLLGETIGNNFKKAVDKYPNQEALISVHQNYRATYREFYEQTTVVAKALLHLGAQSGDRIGIWSANRYEWVLLQYATARIGTILVNINPAYRTHELTYVLNQSEVRFIFSSLSFKTSNYKEMVEYAKEVCPTLEESVFFDDTWNTFLERGKTVTDETLQAAEEEIEFDDPVNIQYTSGTTGFPKGVTLSHHNILNNGYFIGVRLKYTEKDRVCIPVPFYHCFGMVIGNICCIAHGACIVIPNDSFDPDITLKVVSDEKCTSLYGVPTMFIAELAVKDFDTYDFSNLRTGVMAGSVCPPEIMKKVENLMNIKEMSICYGMTETSPVSTQTLIGTPLEKQVSTVGTVQDHLEIKIIDENGKVVEQGQHGELCTRGYSVMLKYWNDPENTRKVLDDSRWMHTGDLAIMDQEGYITISGRIKDLIIRGGENISPKEIEDFLYTYPNIFDVQIIGVPSEKFGEEVMAWVKIRKGFEVTEEELNNYCKGKIAHYKVPKYWKFVDEFPMTISGKIRKVEMREVSVRELKLDQLKK from the coding sequence ATGGCTTTATCTTATGTATCTGGTGCTTCAAACATCCCTTTACTGGGGGAAACGATAGGAAATAATTTTAAGAAAGCAGTTGATAAATATCCCAATCAGGAGGCGTTGATTTCTGTACATCAGAATTATCGCGCCACATACAGGGAATTTTACGAACAAACTACTGTTGTTGCTAAGGCCTTACTACATCTGGGCGCTCAATCCGGTGACAGGATAGGGATATGGTCAGCCAATCGGTATGAATGGGTGTTATTACAATATGCTACTGCAAGAATAGGCACTATTCTCGTTAATATAAACCCTGCATACAGAACTCATGAGTTAACGTATGTACTGAATCAATCCGAAGTCCGATTTATTTTTTCTTCCTTAAGCTTCAAAACCAGTAATTATAAAGAAATGGTAGAATATGCCAAGGAAGTTTGCCCTACCTTGGAAGAGTCTGTTTTTTTTGATGATACCTGGAATACTTTTTTAGAAAGAGGAAAAACTGTCACGGATGAAACACTACAAGCTGCTGAAGAAGAAATTGAATTCGATGATCCTGTAAATATTCAATATACTTCAGGAACTACAGGATTTCCAAAAGGAGTTACACTTTCCCATCATAATATTTTAAATAACGGTTATTTTATCGGAGTCCGGTTAAAATATACAGAAAAAGACCGGGTTTGTATCCCTGTTCCTTTTTATCATTGTTTCGGAATGGTGATCGGAAACATTTGCTGTATCGCCCATGGCGCATGTATTGTTATTCCTAACGATAGCTTTGATCCGGACATAACCCTAAAAGTAGTTTCTGACGAAAAATGCACTTCTCTCTATGGCGTTCCTACCATGTTTATTGCAGAATTAGCTGTAAAAGATTTTGATACGTATGACTTTTCCAATTTAAGAACAGGAGTCATGGCGGGCTCAGTATGTCCACCGGAAATTATGAAAAAGGTTGAAAATCTTATGAACATCAAAGAGATGAGCATATGTTACGGAATGACCGAAACATCTCCGGTTTCTACACAAACCCTGATCGGAACTCCTTTAGAAAAGCAGGTAAGTACTGTCGGAACTGTACAGGACCATCTTGAAATAAAAATCATTGATGAAAATGGAAAGGTGGTAGAACAAGGTCAACATGGAGAACTTTGTACCAGAGGCTACTCTGTTATGCTCAAATATTGGAATGATCCTGAGAACACCCGAAAGGTTCTCGACGATTCACGGTGGATGCATACCGGAGATTTAGCTATAATGGACCAGGAAGGTTATATTACCATTTCAGGAAGAATAAAAGACTTGATCATTCGTGGAGGCGAAAACATTTCACCAAAAGAAATTGAAGATTTTTTATATACCTATCCGAATATCTTTGATGTTCAAATCATTGGTGTACCTAGTGAAAAATTTGGTGAAGAAGTAATGGCCTGGGTCAAAATAAGAAAAGGATTCGAAGTAACCGAAGAAGAACTTAATAATTATTGCAAGGGTAAAATTGCTCATTATAAAGTTCCTAAATATTGGAAATTTGTAGATGAATTCCCTATGACCATTTCCGGAAAGATACGTAAAGTGGAAATGCGTGAAGTCTCTGTCAGAGAATTAAAACTTGATCAGCTAAAAAAGTAA
- a CDS encoding RNA polymerase sigma factor yields the protein MISREKEFAQLIKDNQGLIIKVSRLYTNSLEDEEDLFQEIVLQLWRSYDSFKGNSKISTWMYRVALNTAITLFRKKSKSLPTNELDINHRDFIEDDDEKQQQISLLYTVIKTLPNVERAIVMMYLDDLPYKDIAENLGITEVNARVKMNRLKKTLKEQMEKYA from the coding sequence TTGATTTCCAGAGAAAAAGAATTTGCGCAGCTTATCAAAGATAATCAGGGACTGATTATTAAAGTTTCGCGGCTTTATACCAATTCTCTCGAAGACGAAGAAGATCTTTTTCAGGAAATTGTTTTGCAACTATGGAGAAGCTACGACTCTTTTAAAGGTAATTCCAAGATTTCTACCTGGATGTATCGTGTAGCCCTTAATACAGCCATTACACTTTTCAGAAAAAAAAGCAAAAGCCTTCCTACCAACGAGCTGGATATCAACCACAGAGATTTTATAGAAGATGATGATGAGAAACAACAGCAGATCTCTCTTTTATATACTGTGATCAAAACCCTTCCGAATGTAGAAAGAGCCATAGTAATGATGTATCTGGATGACTTGCCCTATAAGGATATCGCAGAAAACCTCGGGATCACCGAAGTAAATGCACGTGTGAAGATGAATAGATTAAAGAAAACCCTTAAAGAACAGATGGAAAAGTATGCCTGA
- a CDS encoding valine--tRNA ligase, giving the protein MQISEKYNPQETEQKWYNFWMENKFFHSEPNDKPPYTVVIPPPNVTGILHMGHMLNNTIQDVLVRRARMQGFNACWIPGTDHASIATEAKVVAKLKSEGVSKSDITREEFLKHAWDWTDKYGGTILDQLKKLGCSCDWDRTRFTMEDKLSAQVIKSFVDLYNKGLIYRGYRMVNWDPEAKTNISDEEVIFKEQNGKLYFLKYKIEGSEEFLSVATTRPETIFGDTAVCINPNDERYAHLKGKNVIVPIVNRVVPIIEDEYVDIEFGTGALKITPAHDTNDYEIGQKHQLKMIDALDDDANLNEHGLHYAGKNRFEVRKQIAKELEEKDLLLKAEDYVNKVGTSERTGAVIEPKISVQWFLKMSEIAKPALDVVMDDEVKFYPEKFKNTYKHWMENIRDWNISRQLWWGQQIPAYYYGDGENDFVVAETKEEALVLAKEKTGNKELTIDSLRQDEDALDTWFSSWLWPMSVFDGLLDPENKDIQYYYPTSDLVTGPDIIFFWVARMIMAGLEYRKEVPFKNIYFTGIVRDKQRRKMSKSLGNSPDPLELMDKYGADGVRVGILLSSAAGNDLLFDEDLMLQGRNFMTKIWNAFRLTQGWNKEDKPANATDNEAIEWFGNQMDKTIIEVEQQFEKFRISDALHLIYKLIWDDFCGWYLEAIKPNYGEGISKEVYQKTIAFFEELMKLLHPFMPFMSEELWQLISERSVEEALVIAQQRKANEFDETTIKNFEIAKELISGVRNYRQTKGISPRETVEVYTNASQFENEAVVKRLANISEIHFGEKTDKPSFTFLVGATEISIPLSENLDLGEEKVKTEEELKYLKGFLVSVDKKLSNEKFVANAKPEVVEIERKKQKDAQDKIAILEEKLKSL; this is encoded by the coding sequence ATGCAGATTTCAGAAAAGTATAATCCACAGGAAACAGAACAAAAATGGTACAACTTCTGGATGGAAAATAAGTTTTTTCATTCGGAACCTAATGACAAGCCACCTTATACTGTGGTAATTCCTCCACCTAACGTAACGGGGATATTACACATGGGGCATATGTTGAATAATACCATCCAGGATGTTCTGGTCCGCCGTGCAAGAATGCAGGGCTTTAATGCCTGCTGGATTCCGGGAACAGATCACGCTTCTATTGCTACCGAAGCTAAAGTTGTTGCTAAATTGAAGTCTGAAGGAGTCAGTAAATCAGATATTACCCGTGAAGAGTTTTTAAAACATGCATGGGACTGGACGGATAAATACGGTGGAACCATCCTTGATCAGCTGAAAAAGTTAGGCTGTTCTTGCGATTGGGACAGAACCCGTTTTACGATGGAAGATAAATTATCTGCCCAGGTAATCAAAAGCTTTGTAGATCTTTATAATAAAGGATTAATCTACAGAGGGTACAGAATGGTTAACTGGGATCCGGAAGCAAAAACCAATATTTCTGATGAAGAAGTAATTTTTAAAGAACAAAACGGGAAACTGTATTTCCTTAAATATAAAATTGAAGGTTCAGAAGAATTTCTTTCCGTAGCGACTACACGTCCTGAAACGATTTTCGGGGATACTGCAGTTTGTATCAATCCTAATGATGAGAGGTATGCTCATTTAAAAGGTAAAAATGTAATTGTGCCTATCGTTAACAGAGTGGTTCCTATTATTGAAGATGAATATGTGGATATAGAATTCGGAACGGGAGCATTAAAGATTACACCAGCTCATGATACCAATGACTACGAAATCGGGCAAAAACATCAATTGAAAATGATTGATGCTTTGGATGATGATGCTAATCTTAATGAACATGGATTGCATTATGCCGGGAAAAACAGATTCGAAGTTAGAAAACAGATTGCCAAAGAATTAGAAGAAAAAGATCTTTTACTAAAAGCAGAAGATTATGTCAATAAAGTAGGAACTTCTGAAAGAACAGGAGCGGTTATAGAACCTAAAATATCTGTACAATGGTTCCTTAAAATGTCTGAAATTGCTAAACCTGCACTGGATGTAGTAATGGATGATGAAGTTAAATTTTACCCGGAAAAGTTTAAAAATACCTATAAGCACTGGATGGAAAACATCCGTGACTGGAATATTTCGCGCCAGCTTTGGTGGGGACAGCAAATTCCTGCTTATTATTATGGTGATGGTGAAAATGATTTTGTAGTTGCAGAAACAAAAGAGGAAGCGCTGGTTCTGGCAAAAGAAAAGACAGGAAATAAGGAACTGACAATAGATAGCCTGAGACAAGATGAAGATGCCTTGGATACGTGGTTCTCTTCATGGTTATGGCCAATGTCTGTATTTGACGGATTACTGGATCCTGAAAATAAAGATATCCAATATTATTATCCTACATCAGACTTGGTAACCGGTCCGGATATTATTTTCTTCTGGGTTGCGAGAATGATTATGGCAGGATTGGAATACAGAAAAGAAGTTCCGTTCAAGAATATTTATTTTACAGGAATTGTAAGAGATAAGCAGAGAAGGAAAATGTCCAAGTCCTTAGGAAATTCACCAGACCCATTGGAGCTGATGGATAAATATGGAGCTGATGGTGTTCGTGTTGGGATCTTATTAAGTTCTGCAGCAGGAAACGATCTTCTGTTTGATGAAGACCTGATGCTTCAGGGAAGAAACTTCATGACTAAAATATGGAATGCTTTCCGATTGACTCAGGGATGGAATAAAGAAGATAAACCTGCCAATGCAACTGATAACGAAGCTATAGAATGGTTCGGAAATCAAATGGATAAAACGATTATTGAGGTAGAGCAACAGTTTGAGAAATTCAGAATTTCTGATGCACTGCATTTAATCTATAAATTGATTTGGGATGATTTTTGTGGATGGTATCTGGAAGCAATTAAGCCGAACTATGGAGAAGGGATTTCAAAAGAAGTATATCAGAAAACGATTGCTTTCTTTGAAGAGCTGATGAAGCTTTTACATCCGTTCATGCCATTTATGTCAGAAGAACTATGGCAGCTTATTTCAGAAAGGAGTGTGGAAGAAGCTCTGGTTATTGCTCAGCAGAGAAAAGCAAATGAGTTTGATGAGACAACTATCAAGAACTTTGAAATAGCTAAAGAACTTATTTCAGGAGTTAGAAATTATCGTCAGACGAAGGGGATTTCTCCAAGAGAAACCGTAGAGGTTTATACCAATGCTTCTCAGTTTGAAAATGAAGCGGTGGTAAAAAGATTAGCCAATATCTCTGAAATACATTTTGGAGAAAAAACAGATAAGCCAAGCTTTACATTCCTGGTTGGAGCAACTGAAATTTCTATTCCTTTAAGTGAAAACTTAGATTTAGGGGAAGAGAAAGTGAAGACAGAAGAAGAATTGAAATATTTAAAAGGCTTCCTGGTTTCTGTAGATAAGAAACTTTCTAATGAGAAGTTTGTAGCTAATGCAAAACCGGAAGTAGTAGAAATAGAGCGTAAGAAACAAAAAGACGCTCAGGACAAGATTGCTATTCTTGAAGAGAAACTGAAAAGCCTGTAA
- the asnS gene encoding asparagine--tRNA ligase, which translates to MKKQTIKEILKDYKKVLHHDITVYGWVKAFRSNRFIALNDGSTINNLQIVVDFENFDEAVISKISTASSLKVVGEVVESQGAGQTVEIIAKKIIVLGDNFTEELQSTILQPKKHSLEKLREQAHLRFRTNLFGAVFRVRHAVTFAIHSFFNKNHFFNVHTPIITGADAEGAGEMFGVTSFDLNNIPRTEDGEIDYSQDFFGKQTNLTVSGQLEGETAAMGLGRIYTFGPTFRAENSNTTRHLAEFWMVEPEVAFNNLEDNIDLAEDFLKYVIQYVLDNCKDDLEFLDKRFVEEQKSKPEKERAKEGLIEKLQNVVAKRFMRVSYTEAIEILLNSKENKKGKFQFPIEEWGADLQSEHERFLVEKHFESPVVLFDYPKDIKAFYMRLNDDNKTVRAMDVLFPGIGEIIGGSEREERIEVLKQKMQEMHVEEEELWWYMDTRKFGSVPHAGFGLGLERLVLFVTGMTNIRDVIPFPRTPKSAEF; encoded by the coding sequence ATGAAAAAGCAGACGATTAAAGAAATCCTGAAGGATTACAAAAAGGTATTACATCATGACATTACTGTTTACGGTTGGGTAAAAGCTTTCCGTTCAAATCGCTTTATAGCATTAAATGATGGTTCTACAATTAATAATTTGCAAATAGTTGTTGATTTCGAAAATTTTGACGAAGCAGTGATCAGTAAGATCAGTACCGCTTCTTCTCTTAAAGTAGTAGGAGAAGTAGTAGAAAGTCAGGGAGCAGGTCAGACGGTAGAGATTATTGCTAAAAAGATTATTGTTTTAGGAGATAACTTTACAGAAGAATTGCAAAGTACTATTCTTCAGCCGAAGAAACACAGTTTAGAAAAACTTCGTGAGCAGGCGCATTTAAGATTCAGAACCAACTTGTTTGGAGCTGTATTCAGAGTACGTCATGCGGTAACTTTTGCGATTCATTCATTCTTTAATAAAAATCATTTCTTCAACGTTCATACACCGATCATTACAGGTGCAGATGCAGAAGGAGCAGGAGAAATGTTTGGAGTGACCAGTTTTGATCTGAATAACATTCCAAGAACTGAAGATGGGGAAATTGATTACAGCCAGGATTTCTTTGGTAAGCAGACTAACCTTACGGTTTCAGGGCAGCTTGAGGGAGAAACTGCGGCTATGGGATTAGGAAGAATTTATACATTCGGACCTACTTTTCGTGCTGAGAACTCAAATACCACCCGTCACCTTGCTGAATTCTGGATGGTAGAACCTGAGGTTGCTTTCAACAACCTTGAAGATAACATTGATCTTGCTGAAGATTTCTTAAAGTATGTAATCCAATATGTATTGGATAACTGTAAAGATGATCTGGAGTTTTTGGATAAGAGATTTGTTGAAGAACAAAAATCTAAACCGGAAAAAGAAAGAGCTAAGGAAGGTCTTATAGAAAAATTGCAAAATGTAGTAGCTAAACGTTTCATGCGTGTAAGCTATACGGAAGCTATCGAAATATTATTAAACTCTAAAGAGAACAAAAAGGGTAAATTCCAATTCCCTATTGAGGAGTGGGGAGCTGACCTTCAGTCTGAGCATGAAAGGTTCCTTGTAGAGAAACATTTTGAAAGCCCGGTAGTTTTATTTGATTATCCAAAGGATATCAAAGCATTCTACATGCGTTTGAACGATGATAACAAAACAGTAAGAGCAATGGATGTTCTTTTCCCGGGAATTGGAGAGATCATTGGAGGGTCTGAAAGAGAAGAAAGAATTGAAGTTCTAAAACAGAAAATGCAGGAAATGCATGTTGAAGAAGAAGAACTTTGGTGGTATATGGATACAAGAAAATTTGGTTCTGTGCCTCATGCTGGATTCGGATTAGGTCTTGAAAGACTTGTTCTTTTCGTAACAGGAATGACGAACATCAGAGATGTAATTCCTTTCCCAAGGACGCCAAAAAGTGCAGAATTTTAA
- a CDS encoding ribokinase — MNFSSIQPKIIVVGSSSIDLVLETEKLPAPNDTVLAVNSDSYFGGKGANQAVGTARLGASVYFIGCVGMDPLGQQIMRNLVNENVNVGFVAETDREATGTAYVTTSEGNAAIVVVPAANKLLSTKHIEEADRYFHTVDLILVQLEVSMEVVEYTVRKAKKYGKKVGLYASPAMRVSEEILENVDFVIAKSSELYIVFGEEQKEEVLKKYFNKVFVRDDTNSTIYFDGTEMKYFRNHNDDKTAHKMGMGDAFTSGFAIALCHNNSIEDCVKFGNEVSLKVSTKKGSQTGLPRISDYLA; from the coding sequence ATGAATTTCTCTTCAATACAGCCCAAAATTATAGTCGTTGGTAGCTCTTCAATAGATTTAGTCTTAGAAACTGAAAAGCTTCCGGCTCCGAATGACACTGTTTTAGCTGTTAATTCGGATAGTTACTTTGGCGGGAAAGGTGCCAATCAGGCGGTAGGTACTGCAAGATTAGGAGCCAGTGTATACTTTATAGGATGCGTAGGAATGGATCCACTGGGCCAGCAAATCATGAGGAATCTGGTGAATGAGAATGTCAATGTGGGTTTTGTTGCAGAAACAGACAGGGAAGCAACTGGAACGGCTTATGTAACGACATCTGAAGGAAATGCTGCTATTGTAGTGGTTCCTGCGGCCAATAAACTTTTAAGTACAAAACATATTGAGGAAGCAGACCGATACTTCCACACCGTTGACCTTATTCTTGTTCAGCTTGAGGTTTCCATGGAAGTTGTAGAGTATACGGTAAGAAAGGCTAAGAAATATGGAAAAAAAGTAGGATTATATGCTTCGCCGGCTATGAGAGTCAGTGAAGAGATTTTAGAAAATGTTGATTTCGTTATTGCTAAAAGTAGCGAACTTTATATCGTTTTTGGTGAGGAGCAAAAAGAGGAAGTCCTTAAGAAATATTTCAATAAAGTTTTTGTAAGGGATGACACGAATTCCACCATTTATTTTGATGGGACGGAAATGAAGTACTTCAGAAATCATAATGATGATAAAACGGCTCATAAAATGGGAATGGGTGATGCTTTCACATCAGGATTTGCCATTGCTTTGTGTCATAATAACTCAATAGAAGATTGCGTAAAGTTTGGTAATGAAGTATCTCTGAAGGTTTCTACAAAAAAAGGATCACAGACCGGATTGCCGAGAATATCGGATTACTTAGCCTAA
- a CDS encoding DUF4241 domain-containing protein — protein sequence MTHIENIKKLFSRNFVESPLLESFEVGKIYLSSGKLVACDPLITNDMLPFSVDFPKGDFSVLLHKERESNCVAYAEIIFSNSEISDWKLATTDGQNIKDLAEEEVFGYPVESGMGCFMDVDTQEQLNDLEKRLYHSKGVDFMGIYEEFFHDYFFDENGAIDQYAFLKPAEEHPGTIFAFETGYGEGFYASYIGYDKEGTPVKIVTEFIEIS from the coding sequence ATGACACACATAGAAAATATAAAGAAGCTGTTTTCAAGGAATTTTGTAGAAAGTCCCTTATTGGAAAGTTTTGAAGTTGGAAAAATTTATCTTTCCAGTGGAAAATTAGTGGCTTGTGATCCTTTGATCACCAATGATATGCTTCCTTTTTCCGTAGATTTTCCAAAAGGAGATTTCTCGGTTTTACTTCATAAAGAAAGAGAAAGTAATTGTGTGGCATATGCTGAGATTATTTTTAGCAACTCTGAAATTTCTGATTGGAAACTGGCCACTACCGATGGACAAAATATCAAAGACTTAGCTGAAGAAGAAGTTTTCGGATATCCTGTAGAGAGTGGGATGGGATGTTTTATGGATGTTGATACCCAGGAACAGCTAAATGATCTGGAAAAAAGATTATACCATAGTAAAGGCGTTGATTTCATGGGGATTTATGAAGAATTTTTCCATGATTATTTTTTTGATGAGAACGGAGCGATTGACCAATATGCTTTCCTAAAACCAGCTGAAGAACACCCAGGAACTATTTTTGCTTTTGAAACCGGATATGGAGAAGGTTTCTATGCCAGCTATATTGGCTATGATAAAGAAGGGACTCCGGTAAAGATCGTAACAGAATTTATCGAAATAAGTTAA
- a CDS encoding polyphosphate kinase 2 family protein — MDTNFSDDFEVKGKFSIKKAPTEYQGKLTKQEGRQLLAMEKEKLRELQERLYADGTQSLLVILQAMDAAGKDSLIEHVFGGVNPQGCNVTSFKTPSSKEYAHDFLWRHYIALPQKGMIGIFNRSHYESVLVCKVHPEYNLSEKTWSSVEDFDDTFWENRYESIRNFEKHLSENGTTIVKIFLNVSKKEQKERFLDRINEQNKNWKFSAADLPERALFDKYMVAYETAINETSKDYAPWYVLPADNKWFTRVAAIQIIIDTLEKMDLKYPQLSDKELKSLQDAKKVLENE; from the coding sequence ATGGACACCAATTTCTCAGACGATTTTGAAGTAAAAGGAAAATTTTCAATAAAAAAAGCACCAACAGAATATCAGGGAAAGCTTACCAAACAGGAAGGCCGGCAATTATTAGCAATGGAAAAAGAAAAGCTTAGAGAACTCCAGGAAAGACTTTATGCTGATGGAACCCAATCTCTTCTCGTTATCCTTCAGGCCATGGATGCTGCAGGAAAAGACAGCTTAATAGAACATGTTTTCGGAGGCGTAAACCCTCAAGGGTGTAATGTGACCAGCTTTAAAACTCCTAGCTCGAAAGAATACGCCCACGATTTTCTATGGAGACATTATATAGCTTTACCACAGAAAGGAATGATTGGAATTTTCAACCGTTCTCACTATGAAAGCGTTTTGGTTTGTAAAGTACATCCTGAGTATAATTTAAGTGAAAAGACCTGGAGCTCCGTAGAAGATTTTGATGATACATTCTGGGAAAACAGATATGAAAGTATCAGAAATTTCGAAAAACATCTTTCTGAAAACGGAACCACTATCGTAAAGATATTCTTGAATGTTTCTAAAAAAGAACAGAAAGAAAGATTCTTAGACCGGATTAACGAGCAGAATAAAAACTGGAAATTCTCTGCGGCCGATTTACCTGAAAGAGCATTATTCGATAAATATATGGTTGCTTATGAAACAGCAATCAATGAAACCTCTAAGGATTATGCCCCATGGTATGTACTACCTGCTGACAATAAATGGTTTACAAGAGTAGCTGCCATCCAGATTATTATAGATACCTTGGAAAAAATGGATTTAAAATACCCTCAACTTTCTGATAAAGAGCTAAAAAGCTTACAGGATGCGAAAAAGGTACTCGAAAACGAATAG
- a CDS encoding CDP-alcohol phosphatidyltransferase family protein: protein MKKLPYIFIAIRFFIAPTVLLLSYLKGEESRSLILVLMYIGLLTDIFDGIVARKTGVSSEKLRRLDSQTDLIFWFSLGFSSYILNPELIKNEWASILLIFIMEALCYIVSIWKFGKETCTHAFLAKMWGLSLLIAFTYLIGFQEIGWAFYVTIGLGLISHVDVILIILLLPKWEYDVPSSYHAWEIRSGKRRKKTIFFN from the coding sequence ATGAAAAAGTTACCTTACATATTCATCGCAATACGATTTTTTATTGCTCCAACTGTACTCTTACTAAGTTATTTGAAAGGAGAGGAGTCCAGATCTTTAATCTTAGTATTGATGTATATTGGATTATTAACAGATATTTTTGATGGAATCGTTGCCCGAAAGACTGGGGTTTCCTCCGAAAAATTGAGAAGGTTAGATAGCCAGACAGATCTTATTTTTTGGTTCTCTTTAGGGTTTTCATCTTATATTCTGAATCCTGAACTGATCAAAAATGAATGGGCTAGTATTCTCCTGATTTTCATTATGGAGGCTTTATGTTACATAGTGAGCATATGGAAATTTGGAAAAGAAACCTGTACACATGCTTTTCTTGCAAAAATGTGGGGATTGAGTCTGCTGATTGCCTTTACTTACCTCATTGGGTTTCAAGAAATTGGTTGGGCATTTTATGTGACCATCGGTCTAGGATTGATTTCTCATGTTGATGTGATTCTCATCATTTTATTGCTTCCAAAATGGGAATATGATGTTCCGAGTTCCTACCACGCTTGGGAAATTAGAAGTGGTAAACGGAGGAAAAAAACAATATTCTTTAACTAA
- the rpoN gene encoding RNA polymerase factor sigma-54: MLKQHLQLKLGQKLAPQQIQLMKLIQLHTLEFEEELERELEENPALEIAKEESKEDDYAALEDSYENEGTESIETDFDVNEYLYDDEPNYKTASSNYSADDEEFDNESLLTEGQSLYDYLLEQIHLANINEEDVRIAEYIIGNLDTDGYLRREIKSIVDDLAFSQGIYTTKEKVEDILENYVQKLDPPGVGARGLQECLLLQIEKKVSSDKAVSLAANILRHQFDALTNKHYNKIIQKYDIEEEDLKDALEEISKLSPKVGGNFDTQTITINQEIIPDFVIQVKDGQVVPMLNSKNAPTLRVSEEYKDILTTYSHDKNSSEHKQAALFIKQKLDAAKWYIDAINQRQNTLLQTITAIVKFQKEYFITGDEKSLKPMILKDVADITGFDISTISRVVKSKYADTPNGIVYLKDLFSDSLTNDDGEEVSTKEIKTHLQEVISKENKRKPLTDDALVVILKEQGYNIARRTIAKYREQLNIPVARLRKEL, encoded by the coding sequence ATGCTTAAACAACACTTACAACTCAAATTAGGACAAAAGTTGGCTCCCCAGCAGATCCAGTTGATGAAGCTTATTCAGCTTCATACATTGGAATTTGAAGAGGAATTGGAAAGAGAGTTAGAAGAAAATCCTGCATTGGAAATTGCCAAGGAAGAATCTAAAGAGGATGATTATGCTGCTCTTGAGGATTCTTATGAAAATGAAGGAACAGAAAGCATTGAAACTGATTTTGATGTGAATGAATATCTCTACGATGATGAGCCTAACTATAAAACAGCATCCAGTAATTATTCTGCAGATGATGAAGAATTTGATAATGAAAGCCTTTTAACAGAAGGCCAGTCTTTATATGACTATTTGCTGGAGCAGATTCACCTGGCGAACATTAATGAAGAAGATGTCAGAATTGCTGAATACATTATCGGAAATTTAGATACTGACGGATATTTGAGAAGAGAAATAAAATCTATTGTTGATGATTTGGCGTTTTCGCAAGGAATCTATACAACAAAAGAGAAAGTCGAAGATATCTTAGAGAACTATGTTCAGAAGCTTGATCCACCAGGAGTAGGGGCGAGAGGACTTCAGGAATGTCTTTTATTGCAGATTGAAAAGAAAGTAAGCTCTGATAAAGCTGTTTCTTTAGCTGCTAATATTCTGAGACATCAGTTCGATGCATTGACGAATAAGCATTACAATAAGATTATTCAGAAGTATGATATTGAAGAAGAGGATCTTAAAGATGCTTTAGAAGAAATTTCGAAATTATCTCCGAAAGTAGGGGGGAACTTTGATACTCAGACGATTACTATTAATCAGGAGATTATTCCGGATTTTGTCATTCAGGTAAAAGACGGACAAGTGGTTCCTATGCTTAATAGTAAAAATGCACCTACATTAAGAGTTTCTGAGGAATATAAAGATATTTTAACGACGTACTCTCACGATAAAAATTCTTCTGAGCATAAGCAGGCTGCTTTATTCATCAAACAAAAACTGGATGCAGCTAAATGGTATATCGATGCTATTAATCAGCGCCAGAATACCTTATTGCAAACCATCACTGCTATTGTTAAGTTCCAGAAAGAATATTTCATCACAGGAGATGAAAAATCATTAAAGCCAATGATTCTTAAGGATGTTGCTGATATTACAGGATTTGATATTTCAACCATATCAAGGGTAGTCAAAAGTAAATATGCGGATACTCCTAATGGAATCGTTTATCTTAAGGACTTGTTTTCGGATAGCTTAACGAATGATGATGGTGAAGAAGTTTCTACAAAAGAAATCAAAACGCATCTTCAGGAAGTAATCAGTAAAGAAAACAAAAGAAAACCATTGACAGATGATGCGCTGGTTGTTATTTTGAAAGAACAAGGGTATAATATTGCAAGACGAACAATTGCAAAATACAGGGAACAGCTTAATATTCCCGTGGCCAGATTAAGAAAAGAACTATAA